In the Anastrepha obliqua isolate idAnaObli1 chromosome 1, idAnaObli1_1.0, whole genome shotgun sequence genome, one interval contains:
- the LOC129236487 gene encoding protein dalmatian yields the protein MVKKCAQSSHKQDAQKECKKLTVKVKRINADKKLCYSKEKERSSHKKHECEPKKSAISGCANAVALPDQCTTKLSEETTKSKCHDPKSFKRAVVRLKRLKFDTITRLAPTDLSRESALFGSLTALNVQGEYSPSLCKEPKGANHQLTSVKKAVVRLKRFKFIRPLASAYQARDNINYQVSGYSKLRREPKKSIQPKVTKSDCKQFKSSKLNENLKKVEKVTDTKMKTRFQNKISKGLDITPKSKERPSQKASVSKNVPKKSIQPKVTKSDCKQFKSSKLNENLKKVEKVTNTKMKTRFQNKISKGSDITPKSKETPSQKASISNNLFRKQHGLIMDLVMTPDDRNNMNKLSLRKRTSKRISADGNATKTLETLRFSPVRNSTTYAIDVGTLSEKMCNEESLNLTRKSRDRSGPNKDSSNSEGNRLPKNIANKPDLIEQLLCSDEEQQTHTREERNERNESQATKPVNRTHKFFHRSPKTQPHSNKLPAESENIFEFLSQSDTSNTQIDKCKDPAADIIKKMISDGKVRVAVNNKGRGRPILKRCQRKNRRKKQIGRKNKTSQEKDSSKKTAAPTIKDGVLQSEVHNNYDHDDDNGSQNLNDHLSYSATKDAEADEHVSDGGFSRLARSVLLQQTKKYENTRIKTLAEKRRLLEVARKFVSTPASNRMKGNLPTADISPIQAPSMQSRPVCPSPWRIDEDLHLPSVFNFTKNTSYLPTFSSDYIPATPKKNKSNNSSQLGNETNVPIEKSPVTKQGNLTNIPNNITSSDSSGCLQGSRGNDSNAENMPPTEVTPARNLSNNDENAVIFNELPNPRRTLKYRTPLKAINVIEVINLPPWKKPTNGDDQNEKNVKTVNFDSNKDDETHNADDLFGFEEFLDQSSDNDEVSNAGNKTVAKRISTKRNLRKKLKELKKWRPKDTVRDTSNTSEKPPFVFNENGDRPKQRLIKEMLCSTMINQMHDKRPGKDERTECNREEGDVQPIETDFFNDYEPEDSFQKKPQRTYARPVKRKRKAVKNFVMFLDSEESNSDSEEDEHKQKKRVQKKKRHAAHDEPEANPQLESFVSEFNSMCKEVENYELLVE from the exons AAATCAGCAATATCTGGATGTGCAAACGCAGTAGCATTGCCGGATCAATGCACCACTAAATTGAGTGAAGAGACTACTAAGTCAAAGTGTCACGACCCAAAGTCATTTAAAAGAGCAGTGGTAAGATTAAAACGCCTTAAATTTGACACCATTACCAGACTAGCACCCACTGATCTATCAAGAG AATCAGCATTATTTGGATCTTTAACCGCATTGAATGTGCAAGGTGAGTACTCCCCAAGCTTGTGTAAAGAGCCTAAAGGAGCAAATCATCAACTAACATCGGTTAAAAAGGCAGTGGTAAGGTTAAAACGCTTCAAATTTATCAGACCATTGGCATCTGCTTATCAAGCAAGAG ATAATATTAATTATCAAGTATCTGGATACTCAAAGCTTAGAAGAGAGccaaaaaaatcaatacaacCTAAAGTCACAAAATCAG attgcaaacaatttaaatcttcaaaactaaacgaaaatttaaaaaaagtcgaaAAGGTGACTGACACTAAGATGAAGACcagatttcaaaataaaatttccaaaggGCTGGATATAACGCCGAAATCAAAAGAAAGGCCCAGTCAGAAAGCGTCTGTATCAAAAAATGTGccaaaaaaatcaatacaacCTAAAGTCACAAAATCAG attgcaaacaatttaaatcttcaaaactaaacgaaaatttaaaaaaagtcgaaAAGGTGACTAACACTAAGATGAAGACcagatttcaaaataaaatttccaaaggGTCTGATATAACGCCGAAATCAAAAGAAACGCCCAGTCAGAAAGCGTCTATATCAAATAATTTGTTCCGTAAGCAGCATGGCCTAATAATGGATTTAGTTATGACCCCGGATGATCGTAATAATATGAATAAGCTAAGTTTAAGGAAAAGGACAAGTAAGCGGATTTCAGCAGATGGTAACGccacaaaaacacttgaaacccTCCGATTTAGTCCTGTAAGAAATTCAACTACATATGCGATAGATGTAGGAACGTTGAGCGAAAAAATGTGCAATGAAGAATCTCTAAATTTGACGAGGAAAAGTCGGGATAGAAGTGGGCCAAATAAAGATTCTTCTAATTCAGAAG GAAATCGGTTACCCAAAAATATCGCAAATAAGCCCGATTTGATAGAGCAATTACTTTGTAGCGATGAAGagcaacaaacacacacaagagAAGAACGAAATGAAAGAAACGAAAGCCAGGCAACAAAGCCCGTAAATAGAACGCATAAATTTTTCCACCGTTCGCCCAAAACTCAACCACATTCGAATAAACTACCAGCTGAgtcggaaaatatttttgagtttttatctCAATCCGATACTTCGAACACCCAAATAGATAAATGCAAAGACCCAGCGgcggatataataaaaaaaatgatatctgATGGGAAGGTGCGTGTGGCTGTTAATAATAAGGGGAGGGGCCGACCTATTTTGAAACGATGCCAACGAAAAAATCGACGGAAGAAACAGATTGgacgcaaaaataaaacatcGCAGGAGAAAGATTCCTCTAAAAAAACTGCAGCACCCACTATTAAAGATGGTGTGCTTCAAAGTGAAGTTCATAACAATTATGACCATGACGATGATAATGGTAGTCAAAATTTGAATGATCATCTAAGTTACTCTGCAACGAAAGATGCGGAAGCAGACGAGCATGTAAGTGACGGAGGCTTTAGCCGCTTAGCTCGATCAGTGTTGTTGcaacaaacaaagaaatatgaaaatactCGCATAAAGACC CTCGCTGAGAAACGACGCCTGCTCGAAGTCGCTCGTAAATTTGTTAGTACGCCAGCATCGAACCGGATGAAGGGAAATCTGCCTACAGCCGATATATCACCTATTCAAGCACCCAGCATGCAAAGTCGCCCAGTGTGTCCTTCACCGTGGCGAATCGATGAAGATTTGCATCTGCCGAGTGTATTTAATTTCACCAAAAATACATCGTATTTGCCAACATTTTCGAGTGATTATATTCCTGCAACTCCGAAAaagaataaatcaaataatagtTCTCAATTGGGTAATGAGACCAATGTGCCAATTGAGAAGTCTCCAGTAACAAAGCAGGGCAATTTAACCAACATACCGAATAATATAACAAGCAGCGATTCGAGTGGATGCTTGCAAGGCTCACGAGGAAATGACTCGAATGCAGAAAATATGCCGCCAACAGAAGTAACTCCTGCCCGAAATCTATCGAACAACGATGAGAATGCCGTCATATTCAATGAATTGCCTAATCCCCGCCGGACACTCAAATACCGAACCCCACTCAAAGCCATTAATGTAATAGAAGTTATAAATTTGCCGCCGTGGAAAAAACCAACGAATGGTGATgatcaaaacgaaaaaaacgttAAAACAGTTAACTTTGATAGTAACAAAGATGATGAAACACATAATGCGGACGATTTATTTGGGTTCGAGGAATTTTTAGATCAAAGCTCTGATAATGATGAGGTTTCAAATGCAGGCAATAAAACAGTGGCGAAGAGGATATCAACAAAACGAAACTTACGCAAAAAACTCAAGGAATTAAAAAAGTGGCGACCAAAAGACACGGTTCGTGATACTTCCAACACATCCGAAAAGCCGCCTTTTGTATTTAACGAAAATGGAGACAGACCGAAACAACGGCTTATTAAGGAAATGCTCTGCTCTACCATGATTAACCAAATGCATGACAAACGTCCTGGAAAAGATGAAAGAACAGAATGTAATAGGGAAGAGGGTGATGTGCAACCAATtgaaacagatttttttaatgacTATGAGCCGGAAGATTCATTTCAGAAAAAG CCACAGCGGACCTATGCCCGACCTGTAAAGCGAAAACGCAAAGCTGTGAAAAATTTCGTTATGTTTCTCGACAGTGAGGAATCTAATTCAGACTCTGAAGAGGACGAACACAAGCAGAAAAAAAGGGTTCAAAAGAAGAAACGACATGCAGCACACGATGAGCCTGAGGCAAATCCTCAATTGGAATCTTTTGTGAGTGAATTCAACAGCATGTGCAAGGAAGTGGAGAACTACGAGCTGCTTGTGGAATAG